The Tropicibacter oceani DNA segment TGAAAAGCAGGGTCCGGCGTAATCGGTCCTTTCCCGGCGCGGCGCCGCGTGCCACTCTGCCCCCTTCAGCGGAAAAGGGGACGAAATGCGCAGTTTCAAGGACATTCTGACATTCGCAGAGGACCGCAAGGGCAGCCGCACCGCCGTGCTGGACGGCATCGTGCCCCCCAAGACCGCCGACGACCTGGCCGCCATCCCCGATGACCGCTGGCTGGCGCAGATGGCGCGCGGGATCATGCAGGCCGGGATCAGCTGGCAGGTGGTCGAAAACAAGTGGCCCGGCATGGAAGAGGCCTTCCACGGCTTTGACGTGGACCGCTGCGCGATGATGTCCGAGGATTGGGAGGACGAGCTGCTGGACGATCCGCGCATCGTGCGCAGCCCGCCCAAGGTGCGGGCAATCCAGCACAACGCCGCCTTTATCCGCGAGGTCGCGGCGGAACATGGCAGCTTTGGGCGGCGCATCGGCGACTGGCCCCCCAGTGATTTCGGCGGACTGCTGGACTGGCTGCAAAAGGAAGGGTCGCGGCTGGGTGGCACCACCGGGGCCTACATGCTGCGGATGATGGGCAAGGATGGCTATATCCTGTCGCCCAGCGTCATCGCCCGGCTTCAGGCCGAAGGCGTGATCGACAGGCCGCCCACCTCGAAAAAGGCGCGCGCGGCGGTGCAGGCGGCCTTTGATGCCTGGGCGCAGGAAAGCGGCGAAAGCCTGACGGTGATCAGCCGCGTCCTGGCGCAAAGCATCGACGCCTAGCCCGCGCCCTTGTGCGCAAGGATTGATCGGTTTGTTTCGATGGATTAGGAACAAGGCGGCCAGTCCCCGGCCCGTCATCCCCGGAACACCCCCGCCATGCCGCCCAGCCCGCCCCGAAAGGATCTCAGCCTCA contains these protein-coding regions:
- a CDS encoding DNA-3-methyladenine glycosylase I; amino-acid sequence: MRSFKDILTFAEDRKGSRTAVLDGIVPPKTADDLAAIPDDRWLAQMARGIMQAGISWQVVENKWPGMEEAFHGFDVDRCAMMSEDWEDELLDDPRIVRSPPKVRAIQHNAAFIREVAAEHGSFGRRIGDWPPSDFGGLLDWLQKEGSRLGGTTGAYMLRMMGKDGYILSPSVIARLQAEGVIDRPPTSKKARAAVQAAFDAWAQESGESLTVISRVLAQSIDA